TAGATTTGTGTACTAAACTTAGCTTTTTATAATCTATTCCGCCACGTAAATGGAAAAATTTTATTTCCTCTCTCTGAGATTTAGAGAAATTTTTTTCTATAATAGGAATAAATATTTCTTTTTTGTCTGTTGAAGCAAGTCCTACTGTATATACTATTATTTTTTTATCCTTTAAAATATCGAAGTTTTGGGTTATAAGAGATATACCTGAAATTCCACTAGCATAAAGCCCTCCACCATAAACAATGATATCATATTCTTTTAACTTTTCTTCTTTGATATTTGAAGAATTAAATAAATCTCCCCTTACTTCTTCTGCTATCCACTGAGCATACTTTTTGCTACTACCATATTTTGATTTATATATTACTGCTATTTTATTATACACATATTTTACCTCCTTAAATTATACCTTTATAAAAATTCATTTTCTATAACTTTTATATTATTTAATAGTTTAGTAAAACTTTCATAAATATTTTTAACTTCTTCCTTTGTTAATATGTTAAAAAATTTCTCAATAAAATAGTGATCTTTATCTTCTCTTAGTTTTGCATATTTTTCAATTTTGCTTGTGGGAGTTAACCTTAATACGCGTTTATCCTTAGTGTCCTTTTTCACTACTAAAAATCCTTTCTCTTCAAGTTTAATGGCAATTTGTTTTGTATTTTGATGTGAAGTTCCCATCTCACCAGCTAATTCACTAAGAGTAGGAGGTTCTTTAAAAAAATTCATTAATATTAACATAAAAAACCATTGTTTTGTTGTAAGTTCTCCAAGAAAATTATTTCCTAGTGTTTCAAGCTTATTAGACAATAAGAATAGCATACCAAAAATATGATATCTTTTATCAATATTATCTATTTCTTCTGTATTATCCATGATATTCCTCCTAATATAAAATAAAAAGGTAATGTATTACCTTTTCTTGTATTGTAATATTTATTTTAATAAATATCAA
Above is a window of Clostridium sporogenes DNA encoding:
- a CDS encoding flavodoxin domain-containing protein, with the protein product MYNKIAVIYKSKYGSSKKYAQWIAEEVRGDLFNSSNIKEEKLKEYDIIVYGGGLYASGISGISLITQNFDILKDKKIIVYTVGLASTDKKEIFIPIIEKNFSKSQREEIKFFHLRGGIDYKKLSLVHKSMMAMLKRVTTKKPEDKLTDEEKEFLVTYGDKVDFTDKSTIIPVVNYINNSI
- a CDS encoding MarR family transcriptional regulator, whose amino-acid sequence is MDNTEEIDNIDKRYHIFGMLFLLSNKLETLGNNFLGELTTKQWFFMLILMNFFKEPPTLSELAGEMGTSHQNTKQIAIKLEEKGFLVVKKDTKDKRVLRLTPTSKIEKYAKLREDKDHYFIEKFFNILTKEEVKNIYESFTKLLNNIKVIENEFL